The genomic window GCGGAATCCCGCAGTGTTTGGCCATCCGTGCGGTCAGTGCTTCGCTGCAGGCGACCAACCACTGGTAGGGCCGGCGAGCGAGTTGTTGATGCAGGGGGGCGTGTTGCAATTGATCGAATTCGGCCACCCGTTTCCACAGCAACCGCTGGGCGCCAAACAAGCCCGCGACCAGCGGTTCGGCGGGGCTGCCAGCTGCCGCTCGCGTCAATTCGGCTTGCCAGTGGGGGTCGTCCAGCTCCACCATGGCGTTCAGGTCCAGCCTCTCGCGGAGCAGAAAAACGGCTCGTTGCAGCATCGCCGTGGCCGCCCGAACCGCATGGTGCCAGTAGACTTCGCTGAACATCACATAGCGGGCGAAGACCATCATTTCCGCTGCCGTGCGGCCTTTTTCTCCGATTGCCAATTGCGGCTTGTCGGGATGGACACACAGCGAGCTGATCAAGCGGCCGACGTCAAAATTGCGGCCGTAGGGAACCCCCGCGTGCAGGCTGTCCCGCATCAGGTAGTCCATTTTATCGATGTCGATGGGGCCGCTGAGGATCGACGCCAGCAACCGCGTGCCCTGGTTCTCGTGCGGCCCCCGCAGCAATTGGCAGATCTCGTCGATCGACGTCCAGTCGCGTTCGATCAATTCCGCCAGTTCGGGTTGCTCCAGTGCCCGGCGAGCGAGTTCCTCGTGCCGCGGCAACCCCGGCAGCTGCATGTCTTCGATCGGGTGGCAGAACGGCCAATGCCCGATGTCGTGCACCAACGCGGCGGCCACGAACGTATCGGCCGCGCGGGCGTCGATGGAATTTTGGAAGATCGGATCGGTGGCCAGCCGCTGCAGCACTTGCAAGGCATAGCGATACACGCCCAGCGAGTGTTCGAAGCGGGAATGGACGGCGCCAGGATAAACATGTGCGACCAACCCCAATTGGCTGACACGGGCCAGCCGTCGCAGCGGAGCGGAATCGATCAGCCGGGTGACTCGTGGCGTCAGCGGCACGTCCATTTCAGGAGCGATCCGCATCAGGTGCCGGGCCGTCGCCAGCGCGTGCAGCTCCTCGTTCAACGTACGCTCCCGCCGCTCAGCGGCTGGAGTTGCCTTGTTTTTTCCGCGTCGCCCGGCATGTGCATCGCGGCGGGCTGGGGATCGAGCAACAGTTCCCGTTCGGGCGATTTGCGTTTGCCGTCCATGCTGGCCAGTTGGACACCGGCGATCAGGGCCAGGATCAGGGCGGAAACGATGTACAAGCCCGAGACGACCAACCCGCCGGAAAACTCCAGTTCCAACGCATTGGTGGCCGCAAAGGCGCCGATCAACAGGATCACTACCAGCATCACGCCGGCCATGAACAGCGGCATTTCCGAGGTGGTGTTTAAATCCAGGACGTACACCGGCACAAACGCGTACAGCAACCACAGGCAAGCGAAGATCGGTGTCAGGATCAGCAACCGATTCCTCAGCTCGGCGCCGACCAAGGGAGCCAGTTCGGAATCTCGGGAAAACGCGTAGGCCGCCCAGATGGCTGGCGGAGCAACCACCAGGGCTCCAACCACCACGGCCCACCAGGGCACCGGACCGAGCGACCGCAACACCACCGCGGCCACCAACATGGCCAGGATCGTGACCGTGGTGACGATCACACCGCGACGGGTGACCCGCGTTTCGGTACGCTTAATCGGTTTCAATACCGACTGTCCCTTGCTATCCTTCGGAGCGTCATCGCGGGGAGCGTGGATGACGATTTCGTCGGTTTTCAGCGGGACCGAAATCTGCTTTTTGCATTTGGGGCAGGGCCCCTTTTTACCAGCAAATTTATCGCTTACCGAAAATCGGCTTAAGCAACTCGGACACGTAACTTGGATCGGCATGGGAAATCAGAACAACGGAACCGAGAAGCAAGAAGGACCAGATGAGTTGCATAGTTTCCCAGACGACCACCCCTCGTTGCAAGCCGATGACCGCCGACCGCCCTCGGCGACGGCCCACATCGTGTTGTACCAACCGGAAATCCCGCAAAATACGGGCAACATCGGCCGCAGCTGTGTGGCCACGGGCGCCAAACTGTGGCTGGTCGGCCAGAAGGGATTCGAAATTACCAATACCCGCCTCAAACGCGCCGGCATGGACTACTGGCAACATCTGCAGTGTGAAGAAGTCGAATCCTGGCAGCGACTGCAGCAACAATTGCCCACCCGGCGGCAGTGGGTGTTCAGCCGGTTCGCCCGCCGCGCCATCTGGGACGCTCCGCTGCAAACAGGCGATGCATTTATATTCGGCTGCGAATCCGCGGGCCTGCCCGGCGACATTCTGGATCTGGACAGTCCCTACACATTGAATCTGCCCACGCTGCCCGAGGTTCGCAGCCTGAACCTGGCCACCACCGTGGGCATTGTGCTGTATCAGTTGTTGGCCCGCTGTCCCGATGCGCGTCCGCGAACGGCGAAGGACTCGCCGCAGTGAACGACCTGGAAGCACAAGCCTCCCCGTACCGTTGGCCGGCCGAATGGGAACCGCAAGAGTGCATCTGGCTGGCTTGGCCGCACAACCCCGACACCTGGCCGGGACGCGTGCAGTTTATGCCGCTGTCTTTCGTACGCTTCATCCGCTGCGTGACCGAAATCCTGCCCGTGCGGTTGCTCGTTCCGCCTTCGCTGCGTGACCAAGCCGCACAGTGGTTGACCAATGTGCCCGGCGTCGAGTTTGTACCGTATGGGACCAACGACTGCTGGATTCGCGACTACGGCCCGACCTTCGTGCGGCGAACCGACGACGACTCGTTGGTGGGCATCGATTGGCGGTACAACGCCTGGGGCGGTAAATACCCGCCCTGGGACAGCGACGCCGCCGCCGCGGAAACCATCTGCACCCTGGCCGACGTACCACGCATTGAAAGTCCTCTGACGCTCGAAGGCGGCGCATTGGAAACCGACGGCGGCGGGCGGCTGCTGACGACGACCTCCTGTCTGGTGACCGAAACTCGCAACCCCGGGTGGACTAAAAACGCGATCGCCCGCGAGCTGCATCGCTGCTTGGGGATCACCGAGATCCTGTGGCTCGACGATGGCGGTTTGGAAGGGGACGACACCGACGGCCATATCGACCAAGTCGCTCGCTTTGTCGACCGCAACAACGTGGTCGTGGCCGTCAGTTCCACCGCGGCCGATCCCAGCGCCGCATCACTGGAAGACAACTATCGCCAACTGCGGATCTGGTCGCAGCAGACCGAACCGGCAGTCCACGTACACCGCTTGCCAATTCCCCCGCCGCGTTTGATCGACGGTCAGCGGGTGCCGGAAAGCTACTGCAATTTCTTGCGACTCGGCCCCCAGCGGATCCTGGTGCCCCAGTTCCGCAACCCGGCCAGCGATCGCGTGGCGCTGGCGATCCTGCGTAACCTATTGCCCAGTACCGAAGTCGTCGGCGTCGATGCCGCAGACTTGGTCTGGGGACTAGGAGCCATGCACTGCGCCAGCCAACAGCAACCAAGCAAAGCCGTCGTAGCCGAAGTCGCCAGACTTTGGACGGGCGGCGAGTCTTGAGTCTTGCTGACTCTACCGGAATCTATGTATGGGCCGTACAAAGGCGAGCAAGCGTTTAACCCGTAGCCGCAGGCGTCAGCGCGCCCAAGCATAGAAGTCAACGCGATTCGTTCGATACCACCGACAAACTCGCCAACATTTTCGCTTGCCCTCGCCGACGCCTGCGGCTAGGGGTTAAACGATTGCTCGGTTGTGCGAAGCCTGACCAATCGTTACCGGACGCGTACATAGATTCCGGTTGAGTCAGCAGATTTCAAATTTCAGATTTCAGATTTACCCCCACTCTCCCACTCTCCCACTCTCCCACTCCTCACTCCCCACTCCCCACTCCCCACTCCCCACTCTCCCACTCTCCCACTCTCCCACTCTCCCACTCTCCCACTCCTCACCCCCGTCCAAACCACTACGGCGAAGACCGCCAAAATCAGCTCGGTGCGATCGATGTATTGCACGCTTGAGGCTTGGCTTCGAAGCTGATCGTTGATCGCGGCCAGGGCTGCCAGGGCATAGGCGCCGCCGACGACCGTGCCCACCAAGCCGGCGCCCCACCACCAATTCATGTTAGCGCCGCGGGCCAATCGCTGGGCAAACAGCGTGATCGTGACCAGCGTGCCGACGGCCAAGGCGATGCCGGGATAGAACAGTTGGTCATCGGATTCAAAGTGTCGCACGGCGGCAAAACCGGCCGCACACACCAGGGTCAGCACCAGCAGGCTGGCGATGTTGAACTGCACGGGCCGCGGTGCCGTCCGGGCAGGTTTGTCGAACCCGGGCCAATGCCACGAGCTGCTGCCGGTCAGCAGCATGCTGAGTGCCTGCACGATTACCAAACCGCCCATCGACAGCACATATCTTGACAGCGGCCGTAAGCTCACATGGTGCATCCAGCTGATGTGCCAGGCGGCGACGGCCAGCAGCAGCCCCAACGCCCACAGCGATTGGCGTCCACCGGCCAGCAGCCAGGTCGCCACCGACAGGCCACCCCACATGCAGCCCAGCCACACGGCGTGGCGAACGTCCCCCAAACCTCGCAGTTGCGGCAAGCCGACCTGCAACATCAGTACGACCAGCAATACCAGCAACGTCCTGGTACCCACGGCGGGCGACGGCGAGACGTTCCGAGCCCGCACGAGGGACTCGGGCGGCGGCGGTGGCGAGGCGTGGGGCAACAACAAACTCGACGCGGCAAGGAAAGGATCATTGGGCGGACGCGAAAACTCTAAACCATACGTCAAACGGTAACACTCGGCCCGTTTCGCCGCTTCACAGGCGGGGGCTTTATGATTCACCCGCTGGATTTGTGGAGTTTTTCATGTTCTTGACGGCGTTCACCCGATTGCAGCCAACCGATTGGCTATCCATAACTACACCTGACACGCTCCCCCACAACCGACTTCAAACTGTGTTTGACTCCCCTATCCAACCGATTGCCTGCGTGATGGGCCACCCGATTGCTGGGAACCCCACGCAGTTTGCCGTGGAACGGGCGTTGGCAGCCGCCGACATCGACCTGCGTTTCCTGTCGCTCGACGTGCCCCCGGAACAGTTGCCCGATGCCATTGGCGGCGTCCGGGCGATGGGATTTTGGGGCGTGATTCTGGCTGAACCGCATCGCCAAGCGGCCGCCGCGCTGTGTGACCAGTTGAGCGACGAAGCGCAGGCCGCCGAACGTGTGGACGTAATTGAACGCACCGACGAGGGACAGCTGTGGGGCCATTACTTTGGCAGCCTGTCGATTGCGACGGCCATCGAACGGGCGATTCGCGAACCCGACGCCCGCGGAAAAATCACCATCTCCGTGCTCGGCAATTGCCCCGCTATGTTGGCTGCCGTGCGGCCGCTGATGGCCCGCGGACACTACCGTTGGCGGGTCAGTGAGTTCCAGCCCTACATGTCCGAATTGAGCCAGGAACTGCACGAAGTCGATTCGGTGGATCAGGCCATCGACGAAACCACGGCCGTGGTGATCCGCGGCACGGTGGACGACGAACCCTGTGAGGTTCCCGAAACGTTGCTGGATCGCTTGAGCGACCCCGCATTGGTCATCGATCTAGCCGAGATGACCAGCACCTCACCGCTGGCACGCTACGCAGCCCAACGCGGCCTGCAGTCGATGACACGCCTAGACCTGCTGGTCGAACTAACCGTCCGCGCGCTGGGCTGCTGGACCGAGCAAACCCCTGAAGAAGCCATCATCCGAGAGGCGTATGAAGAGTATCTGGAGATCTAAAGCTCGCTCCGAATCGTCTTCACCGGCGACCCAAGCGATGATTCTGCGAGATGAGGAAATCATCGCCACGGTCGCGCGGCTACAACGCCGAATCGGAGAACGCTTCCCCGATGCCGGCTTGTTTCATCTGTGCGGCACCCTGCTGGAACTCGCCCGCCGCGCCAGTGAGCGATCGCAGTGGATCAATCGCCCCATCTGGCTGCTGCGGATTTCCGGCTACGCGTTGGGGGTGGCGTTGAGTGCTTTGCTGCTGGGAATCGTGTTCTATTTCGGCCAAAGTTTTCATCTCAAAGACGAAGACCTGCAGGCCAGCAATTTCCTCTCGATGATCGAAGCGGCCAGCAACGAAGCCGTCTTATTGGGGGCCGGCACGTTCTTTTTGTTCAGCCTGGAAACCCGCATCAAACGTCGACGCGCTCTGGCGGCGATTCATGAACTGCGCTCGATCGCGCACATCATCGACATGCATCAGCTGACCAAAGATCCCGAGCGGACGCAAAAGCAGTGGCAGAGTACCGCGACATCGCCAGCGATCCAACTGACTCCGCTGCTCCTAAACCGCTATCTCGACTACTGCAGCGAAATGCTGTCGCTGACCGGCAAAATCGCCGCGTTGTACGTGCAGCAATTCGACGACTCGGTGTCCCTGGCGGCGGTCAGCGAAATCGAACAACTGACGACCGGACTGAACGGCAAGATCTGGCAAAAGATCATGATCCTCGACGTCGGCCGCGACAGTTAGCAAACCTCCGCCGCCCCGTAGCCGAAGTCGCCAGACTTTGGACCGTGCCACCGTAGCCGAAGTCACCAGACTTTGGACCGCCGTTGCCCACCCCATCCAAACTCTGGGGGACGTGAAAGGTATTACTGCAGCATTGGACCTTGGGGCCGCTTGCTTCACCCTCCTTTTTAAGGAGGGTCGAGCCTTAGCGAGGGGAGGTTTTTCTGGAGTTTGCAGCGGCGCGGTCGCCCTCTCCTCGCTGACGCTCGACTCTCCCAGAGGGAGAGTGAAGTGAATCCGTCAATAATACCTTTCACGTCCCGCGAGTTCGGCTACGGCCATAAAAAAACCGGCTGTCACAGTTGTTCACCGTGACAACCGGTCATATAGAATCCTTCGATCGTCGGCGGCAACAACGGAGCCGCTGGGAGAATGGCGAAAGCTTCAGCGTGCTTCTGCACAAGCCTTTAAGTTAGCTTTGGCCAGCCCGAAAATTGGTCCCTCTGCCGGTGATTGATCGAAGGAAAAGTGGGTTGAGGTTTCTTCCCACGTTTCTAATTCTAGACCCGCCTGGGCGGACAGCAAGGTAGTTCGTCCAGATCTACGCCCGTCAGCCACAGATTCCACAACAAAATCTCGAATATTGCTATGCTAGACACCGCCCCCACGAAAACTTTCATCAAAATTTCCAAACATGCCTAAAAATCTATTGCTAGCGGGAATCCCTGCCGACAATCCCACCCTGTTTCGCGCCGTAGGAATGGCCGCCGGTGATCCCGCCGCTTGGGTTTCTCTCGACGGCCAATCCAAGCTGATCATTCGTGACATCGAAGTCGACCGGGCTCGCGCGGCCGGCAAGAACGAACACGTGTTTTGTCCCGCTGATTTTACTCCCGCCGGAGGCCTGGATGCCGATCGCGCCACGGCCACCGCACAGGCCGTCACCGAACTGCTCCGCCGCGAAGGCGTCCAACAGATCTCCGCCGATCGCTCGCTGCCTTTCATCTTCGCCTGGCATGTGATGCAAGCCGGGATCGAGTTGCAGTACGACGCCGACTTGGGGGTCCTCGAACGCCGGGTCAAATCGGAACAGGAAATCGAGTACCTGCAGAAGGCTCAGCGGATCACCGAACAGGGCATGCAATTTCTCTGCCAGCGAATCGCTCGCTGCGATGCTGACGCTGAGGGCATTTTGCAGTTCGAGGGCCAACCTCTGACCAGTGAACGGGCCCGTGCGATGGCCGCCGCGTTTTTTCTCGAACACGGATTCACCATGGGCCACGGCGCGATCGTGGCCACGGCGCCCGAAGTGGCCGACTGCCATCACTCGGGTACCGGACCGCTGCGTAGCGGTGTGCCGGTCATCGTTGATTTGTTTCCCCAAGACTCCGCTACGCGTTATTGGGGCGACTGTACGCGGACCGTGGTCCATGGCACGCCCAGCGACAAAGTGGTGGCGATGCATCAAGCTGTGGTGGAAGCCAAGGCCGCCGGCATCGCTCAACTACATCCCGGCAACACCGCCGAACAGGTTCATCAAGCGGTCATCGCCGTCCAACAGCAACACGGTTTTCGCTTGTCACGCGGGACGGTCAGCGACGATCCGACGATCCAGCACGGCACCGGTCACGGCATCGGCTTGGAGGTGCATGAACCGATACTGTTGGACGACGGTGGCGGGCCGATCTTGGAAGGCGAAGTGTTTACGGTCGAACCCGGGCTGTATGGCCGCGTCGAAGGCGCGGTCCGCCTGGAAGACATGGTGCTGGTGACCAAAGATGGACCGCGCAACCTGAATCAACTGCCCGAAGGTCTCGATTGGTCGTAATTGTAGGCCGGAACAAGCCGTGCGCAGTTCCGGCACGACCCCGCCTGCGGGTGTTTCGGTATCATTAAAGCACAATGCCGCTGCATGCCGGAACGGCGCACGGCTTGTTCCGGCCTACTTGTTGCTTGAGACGACTGCGTGTCTGATTACCAACGCTATTTTGTACCGGGCGGGATGGTTTTCTTGACAATCGTTACGTATGGCCGGCGACCGATTTTAACGACCGAGAATGGCCGGAAATTCCTCCGCTCGGCGATTACAACCGTCCGCAAAAAACGCCCGTTTAGCTTGTTTGCCACCTGCTTGTTACCGGACCATTGGCACTTGATTATGCACCTTCCCAAGGGAGACAAAGACTATTCGATGCGGGTAAAACGCATCAAGGAAGAATTCACTTGCCAATGGCGGCTAGCGGGTCTGCCTGAAGACCAAGTAACCGCGGCACAATCTGCCAAAGGAGAACGGGGAATATGGCAACCGCGTGCTTGGGAACATATGGTTCGCGACGAAGAGGATTTGGAACGCTGCGTTGATTACATTCATTGGAATCCACGTAAGCATGATTTGGTCCGCCGCGTTCAAGACTGGCCGTGGTCCTCATTTCACCGCTTTGTTCGGATGGGACAATACGAACAAGAATGGGGAGGCACTGCGCCGAAGTCCATCCGCAACACAGACCAATGGGGTGAGTAGACGGCGTACATATAGCCGTAGGCCGGAACAAACCGTGCGCCGTTCCGGCACGACCCCGCCTGCGGGTGTTTCGGTATCATTAAAGCACAATGCCGCTGCATGCCGGAACGGCGCACGGCTTGTTCCGGCCTACTTGTTGCTTGAGACTGTTCTGTATGTACGTGTTTGAAAATCCTGTTCTGCAACGTGAACTGTTGGTCAACCTCCGCACCGCGCGGGCGTTTTGGTTGTTGGCGTTATATCAATTGTTGCTGGCGGTGGTCGTATTGGTGGCCTGGCCCAGCGAAGAACGGTTGGACCTGACCGGCAACCCGCAATCGGCTCGCAAGCTGGTCGACTTGTTCTTTCTGGGACAGTATGTAATCGCGTCCTTGATGGCGCCCAGCTTTGCCGCCGGCGCCATCAGCGGCGAAAAAGAACGACGCACCTACGAAATGTTGTTGGCCAGTCCGCTGCGGCCGGGCGCGATTGTGCTGGGCAAAATGGTCGCTGCCCTGACGCACATCGGAATGTTGATTCTGGCTTCGCTGCCGATCATCGTGCTGTGTCTGCCGCTGGGCGGGATCAGCGTCTACGAAGTCGTGGCGGCGTACGTGGGACTGATCGTGTCGGTGGTGTTGTTCGGAGCCATCGGGATTGCGGCCAGCAGCTATTTTAAACGCACCAGTGCTTCGCTGGCGGTCAGTTATCTGGTGGTCCTGTCGCTGGTGTTGGTGGGGGTGCTGTTTTGGAAGTCGCTGGAATCGGATGCCGAGTTGCGGTTGAAACTGGCTTTGTTGGTGATCCCCGCCTACGGTTTGACGGCGATGCTGTTGCTGTGTGGCAACGCCGCCGCGCGGATGCTGTATCCGCCCGACATGGGCAGTGAAGGCAAGGAGGTGGTAGACCTGGACAAAGAAGCCGAGCAGGCGGTGGGACTGGTGATTCAACGCGACCAGTTTCCCGATCGCTTGTTCGCCCCACCCAAGAAACAGCAATTGATGGCCGACGGGGTGAACCCGGTTTATGACAAAGAGATTCACAGCGAGATCTTCAGTCAGGGCACGCTGATGTTGCGACTGGTGATCCAGATCAGCATGCTGTTGGCGATCCCGCTGATGGCTTGGCTGTTGTTCGCCCAGCCTTATCGCTGCGCTTGGTATGTGGTGTATGTGTTGGTCTTTAACATCCTGATCGGGCCGGTGTTTTTGGCCGGCAGCATGACCGGCGAACGCGAGCGGGAGACGCTGGATCTGTTGCTGACCACGGCGATTACCCCTTGGCAAATTCTGTGGGGCAAGTTGGTCGTTGGGTTTCGCGTGTCTGCGGTGCTGACCAGCTTCTTGTTGTGGCCCTTGCTGCTGGGCGGATTGATGGTCAGCGATTTCTGGAGCAATTGGTTGGCGTTGTGCTTGCTCTTTGCAATCGTCGTTATGACCTGTGTGACCAACTCGGTCGTCGCCATGTTCTGCAGCGTGTTTGCTCGCAAGACATCGATCAGTCTGATGAGCACCTATTCGATTTTATTGGTGATCTACGCCGCTCCGGTGGCCCTGACGCTGTTGTTCCAAATCTTGGACTTCCAGGAATCCACGGTCGCCTGGGCGCAGTGGCTGGGGATCGCCAGTCCTTTTAACGCAGCGTTTGCGATGCCCCTGGATGCCCAATTGACCACCGAAAAGACGTTACCGGCGAATGTCGGCAATCTGGCTTTGGTGGTCGGCTATTTTGTGGCATCGGTGGTCGCCAACGTCCTGCTGATGCTGGGCATCGTGTGGCGACTAGCTGCCCGCGTGCGGTTTGGAGACTGACCCGGTGATTTCAAAGTCGATGCTGGACTGACCGTATTTCTTACCCTTCATGTCTTCCAGCGTCAGTTCTAAGCGATACTTGCCAGCCGCCAACTGGCTGGGTAAGTGCATGATATAGCCGATGAAGTAGTCGCGGCGGTAGTTGTTGCAGATCTGTTGGTCGGCGGGAAGGACTCTTTGAAACAGCCGTTTGCCGGAGGCGTCAAAGATCTCGTACGAGCCCTGGAATTGGGTTTCGTAGCCGGTGCTCAGTCGTTCGGCCGCAAAGCCATCAACTTCGCTGTACAGGATCACCTGTTGGCCGGCTTGAAAACGAGTGGACTCGAAGGGCGTGATCCGTCCAAACGATTCGACTTCGGTGCAGAAGGCCAGCGAGCGAACTTCCAGCGTTCCGGTGGCAGCCGCCATGTGACTGGTGGCTTCGCGCAGGTGCGGCAGCGCGGCGGACCAGCGACGTTGCGGTACCGGATGCCCCTGTGGGTCGATGGCCGTCCACAGAGCCAGCAATTGGTTTCGCAGATATTCCTGTTCGCTGCTGCCCATGCCCTCCACCGGTTCGAGCGCTTCATCGATCCGTCCGCTGAGCATCAGCAGCGTGCGGTAGCGGATATGGTGTCGCAGCAGGGCCGCGTCATTTCCATCTTCAGGCAGTTCGGCAAACCGTTTGGATAATTCCGACAGCAGTTTCTGTTCGCTCCACTGCGGTGCAGCGTCTGCGACCGCCTTGGCAGCTTCGGGCGTGTTGGACGTCTTGGGCGTGTTCTCGGACGGTTGGCTGTCGGCGTCGGTGTGGGCCGCGTTGCCAGCGGCAAGTTGTTCGGTGACCGAGTCGGAGTCGAGCAGTGGTACGGCGGTGGGCGTCGGAGCATCGGGAGAGCTCGGCGCGGCGGGGCGTCGCGCATCGGCAGCTTCACTAGTCGACTCGCTGTGAGAAGCCGGCATCACGAATTGGGACTGATTGTCTGCAAATGGGGCTTCGATTGCGGCGGCTTCGGCTTCGGCAGCAAAGGGATCGTGGTCCAGTTCGGCTCGCGTGGGCAGATCCGGCAAAGGCGTGACTTCGATGTCGGCCTGCTGGGCGGCATGCATGCGACGTCGAGCGGCTTCGAGTACCCGCGGGTCGGCATCGCGGAAAGCTTCGAGCAACTGTTGCTGTTCTTGTTTGCTAGGTTGCTGGGCGCTCGCTGGTTGAACGGCCAGGGATTGCCCATCGTCACTGATCGAAGCGGTTGCGGATCCCTGGGAAGTGGCTGAATTTCGCACGGCGGCGGAAGCTTGTGCGGCCGAAGCTTGTGCGGCAGACGTATCGTCGGTGGGCAGTTTTTTGCTGTAAGCCAAGCGGGTTCGGGGCACCTCGGCCTGTTCGACAGCCCCGGTAGGCCGTTGCGTGACCTGGATCGATCCATCGGCCTGGGGCGTTCGGCAACCGCTGATGACGGCTAACGTCCAACTACAACAAACAACCGACAGAAATTTTCCGCTGGCGTGCATCCGTGCCTCGCGCAGTGTGGGGAGTGAGCAATGAAAACGGAGATTAGAGCAAGCGATGGAAGCAATCAATAGCAACCGATTCACCGTAGCCGAAGTCGCCAGACTTTGGACAACCGCCCCGTCTCTGCAATCCCCGCCGCTCCCCAATCAACCCAGCCGATTTTCCCTATACCCTCATTGGGGTGGTGGGAGTATGTTAGGGAACCACTATGATGCCCGCTTGAATGGCAACTGGGCCGTCTCTCTCCACTTTGGTAAGGATGCCGTCCGCTGGCCGGGCCGCGGAGTGCATTTTAAAGGAATCGCAACGATGGCAGTTGATGCCCCCACGCAACCTGAATCGACACCGTCCGAGGTCCATGAAGCCGAATCCACCGCGCGCTCGGTGGCCGGGGCGATTCGCTGGGATTACTTCCTTCCTTTCGTCATTTTGCACGTTCTGACGCTGTTGATTTTCGTGCCCTGGTTTTTTTCCTGGACGGGCGTGATCGCATTTACAGCAGGCGTGGTGGTGTTCGGACAGATGGCGATTCCGATCGGGTATCACCGCCTGTTGACCCACCACAGCTTCCGCACTCCCAAATGGTTTGAACGGATTTTGGTGACGTTGGCCATGTGCTCCGCTCAGGAGACCCCGGCGCACTGGGTGGCTTGGCATCGCATGCACCATACGCATTCCGACAAGCCGCACGATCCCCACTCACCGCGGCAAGGTTTTATGTGGGCGCACGTTCGGTGGTTGGTTCACGAAAGCCGCACGCGGGAAGAGTTGTTTGCGATGTACAAAAAGTATGCTCGCGACATTTTGTCCGACCCTTATTATCGCTGGATCGAGCGTGTTCCGGCGACGGCCGGGGTGTTGTATCTGGTGCATGCGGTGATCTACCTGCTGGTCACCGCCGCCATTTGCTGGGCGGTGTACGACAGCACTTCGGAAGCGGTCCGCATGACGGCCAGCGTTTTTGTATGGGGCGTCGTGGCTCGCACGGTTTGGGTTTGGCACATCACCTGGTCGGTCAATTCGCTCAGCCATGTGTTCGGATACCGCAATTACGAAACCTCCGATGACAGCCGCAACAATTGGCTGGTGACGCTGCTGACCGCCGGCGAAGGCTGGCACAACAACCACCATGCCGACCCCGCTAGCGCTTCGGTGCAACACCGCTGGTGGGAAATCGATTTGAACTATTACGTGATCCGGCTGTGGGGCATGATGGGGTTGGCCACACATATCATTCGCCCGCGAATCAAA from Roseimaritima ulvae includes these protein-coding regions:
- a CDS encoding ABC transporter permease; protein product: MYVFENPVLQRELLVNLRTARAFWLLALYQLLLAVVVLVAWPSEERLDLTGNPQSARKLVDLFFLGQYVIASLMAPSFAAGAISGEKERRTYEMLLASPLRPGAIVLGKMVAALTHIGMLILASLPIIVLCLPLGGISVYEVVAAYVGLIVSVVLFGAIGIAASSYFKRTSASLAVSYLVVLSLVLVGVLFWKSLESDAELRLKLALLVIPAYGLTAMLLLCGNAAARMLYPPDMGSEGKEVVDLDKEAEQAVGLVIQRDQFPDRLFAPPKKQQLMADGVNPVYDKEIHSEIFSQGTLMLRLVIQISMLLAIPLMAWLLFAQPYRCAWYVVYVLVFNILIGPVFLAGSMTGERERETLDLLLTTAITPWQILWGKLVVGFRVSAVLTSFLLWPLLLGGLMVSDFWSNWLALCLLFAIVVMTCVTNSVVAMFCSVFARKTSISLMSTYSILLVIYAAPVALTLLFQILDFQESTVAWAQWLGIASPFNAAFAMPLDAQLTTEKTLPANVGNLALVVGYFVASVVANVLLMLGIVWRLAARVRFGD
- a CDS encoding acyl-CoA desaturase — encoded protein: MAVDAPTQPESTPSEVHEAESTARSVAGAIRWDYFLPFVILHVLTLLIFVPWFFSWTGVIAFTAGVVVFGQMAIPIGYHRLLTHHSFRTPKWFERILVTLAMCSAQETPAHWVAWHRMHHTHSDKPHDPHSPRQGFMWAHVRWLVHESRTREELFAMYKKYARDILSDPYYRWIERVPATAGVLYLVHAVIYLLVTAAICWAVYDSTSEAVRMTASVFVWGVVARTVWVWHITWSVNSLSHVFGYRNYETSDDSRNNWLVTLLTAGEGWHNNHHADPASASVQHRWWEIDLNYYVIRLWGMMGLATHIIRPRIKRKGQSLP